Within Nitrospirota bacterium, the genomic segment TCTTTCGCAGGCGGCCCAACTATCCGAACAGATCCATCTGGGTCTGTTGAGGCGGTTCGATGTCCAGCGTGGGTGCAGCAATGGGTGTCGCTGTAGTGGGTTCGGCTGGTTTGGTATTCCGGTCCAGAAACTCTCTGAGTTTTTTGAAGTCTTCACGAAGCGGTTCGAGCATGCTGCCTTGGTGTAAGGCCGCGGCTGGATGCAGCAGGGGGAAGAGCACAAAGTCTTTCATGTAGAACGCCTGCCCGCGAACCTTGGTAATCCCTACCTTCCGTTCCAGCAAGGTTTGTGTCGCCCAATTTCCCAACGTGCAGACGAGTGTAGGATGGATCATGGCAATCTGTTGCAGCAGAAACGGTTTGCACGTCTCGACTTCATCCGGCTCCGGGTCGCGGTTGTTCGGGGGGCGGCACTTGATCACGTTCGCGATGTAGATGTCGCTCCGTGACAAGCCTGCTGATTGCAGCAAGTCGTTTAAGAGTTTTCCTGCCGCTCCGACAAATGGTTCCCCCTGCCGGTCTTCGTTAAAGCCAGGCGCTTCTCCCACAAACATGACGCTCGCATGCGGATTTCCCACACCAAACACGACCTGGCTCCGGCCGAGTGTCGCCAGTTTGCACAGCTGGCAATTATGGAGAGATTTCGTAAGATCCTGAAGGGGTGTCGTGCTCATGGTTGAATAGAACCATCAAGAAGGTGGGCAATATCTTAGGAAGCTGAGCCAATGATGTCAATGTAAGCCAGAAGC encodes:
- a CDS encoding uracil-DNA glycosylase, which produces MSTTPLQDLTKSLHNCQLCKLATLGRSQVVFGVGNPHASVMFVGEAPGFNEDRQGEPFVGAAGKLLNDLLQSAGLSRSDIYIANVIKCRPPNNRDPEPDEVETCKPFLLQQIAMIHPTLVCTLGNWATQTLLERKVGITKVRGQAFYMKDFVLFPLLHPAAALHQGSMLEPLREDFKKLREFLDRNTKPAEPTTATPIAAPTLDIEPPQQTQMDLFG